A portion of the Ascaphus truei isolate aAscTru1 chromosome 14, aAscTru1.hap1, whole genome shotgun sequence genome contains these proteins:
- the LOC142465524 gene encoding uncharacterized protein LOC142465524, with protein sequence MLSTLLINILLCISWGPLKTSAVFSLISNPLFTKDVLSGAETDEPKQAFTVLLDLDLGTTETDPVTDGGTQESSQTAVTSTVTPVLNNVAAGVENNIKLKPTSIDPRQPITLDVFNITNTENAFPVVESATKEDGNNATLIPLLETNKVTSFDDHLASFLKIPKENSTAGTQCFCNVPGPEGQKGTRGERGDPGEFGLVGKRGLQGLEGAKGELGHKGPKGEKGDRGYKYDPGEMGQVGQKGEPGDICPSCAEGEKGNKGEAGSDGSIGLKGNRGEPGVEGPKGEMGPKGNPGQNGNNGIKGTIGKIGQVGPKGSMGQPGPPGPKGDPGIPGKMGPRGYYGPTGKPGRKGDKGQKGAGTEHENIAFSVGIRWQRSFLLQGSPVKFEKVFLNERKPYKVESGVFVANIEGIYFFTYHLSTSNKSLRVGLFHNGKIALQAQARQFEQNICQASGSILLHLKEDDEIWLQALSGMQNILISDETTDSVFLGFLLFHIAD encoded by the exons ATGTTATCAACACTGCTGATAAATATTTTGCTGTGCATTTCATGGGGTCCACTGAAAACGTCAGCTGTCTTTAGTCTGATATCTAACCCACTATTTACAAAGGATGTACTCAGTGGTGCTGAAACGGATGAGCCCAAACAAGCATTCACTGTTCTACTTGATCTAGACCTTGGGACAACTGAAACTGATCCAGTCACAGATGGCGGGACTCAAGAAAGTTCCCAGACTGCTGTAACATCCACTGTAACCCCTGTTTTAAACAATGTGGCAGCTGGAGTGGAAAATAATATTAAACTAAAGCCTACCAGTATTGATCCCAGGCAACCAATTACTTTAGATGTATTCAACATTACCAACACTGAGAATGCTTTCCCTGTAGTAGAAAGTGCTACCAAAGAGGACGGAAACAATGCCACCTTAATCCCATTACTAGAAACGAACAAAGTCACTTCGTTTGATGATCACTTAGCTTCTTTCTTGAAAATACCAAAGGAAAACAGTACCGCAGGGACACAATGCTTCTGTAATGTTCCAGGACCTGAAGGACAAAAGGGAACCAGAGGTGAAAGAGGGGATCCAG gggAGTTTGGTTTAGTTGGTAAGAGAGGACTTCAAGGATTAGAAGGCGCCAAGGGAGAACTTGGACATAAAGGACCAAAAGGAGAAAAGGGTGACAGAGGATACAAATATGATCCAGGCGAAATGGGTCAAGTTGGGCAAAAAGGAGAACCAGGggacatctgtccttcctgtgCAGAAGGTGAAAAGGGAAACAAAGGTGAAGCTGGGAGTGATGGTTCCATAGGACTGAAGGGTAACAGAGGGGAACCAGGAGTGGAAGGTCCGAAGGGAGAGATGGGACCCAAAGGAAACCCAGGACAAAATGGCAACAATGGGATAAAAGGCACAATAGGGAAGATTGGACAAGTAGGACCAAAAGGATCTATGGGGCAACCTGGTCCTCCAGGACCCAAAGGTGATCCAGGAATTCCTGGTAAAATGGGTCCTCGAGGATACTATGGACCAACAGGAAAGCCTGGAAGGAAGGGTGACAAAGGACAAAAGGGGGCAGGCACAGAGCATGAAAACATAGCATTCTCAGTAGGCATCAGATGGCAAAGGAGTTTTTTATTACAAGGATCACCAGTAAAATTTGAAAAGGTTTTTCTCAATGAAAGGAAACCATACAAAGTTGAATCAGGtgtatttgttgccaatattgaAGGTATCTACTTTTTCACTTATCATTTAAGTACATCGAATAAATCTCTTAGGGTTGGTTTATTTCACAATGGCAAAATAGCTCTTCAGGCACAAGCTAGGCAATTTGAACAAAACATTTGTCAGGCTTCTGGATCTATACTCCTTCATCTTAAAGAAGATGATGAAATTTGGCTTCAGGCTTTAAGTGGCATGCAAAATATATTGATTTCTGACGAAACCACTGACTCTGTATTCTTAGGGTTTTTATTATTTCACATTGCAGACTAA